The following coding sequences are from one Argonema galeatum A003/A1 window:
- a CDS encoding iron uptake porin gives MAKLFGKTLVAIVTVFSSGLLGSEGAMAGDPSIIEGLTPLPDPAASVEVPYQNIGTDPVLGNTPASESSEKTDPMARVTSVSSLRDVQPTDWAFGALQSLVERYGCIEGYPDATYRGNRAMTRYEFAAGLNSCLNRIQELIATLPQGIGKEDLNSLQRLQEEFAAELASLRGRVDALEARAARIEKQQFSTTTKLSGLVTTYFGDAFGENAGPVNNATYGYQTYLTFLTSFTGKDSLIVGLEASNLKRFDTATRFPTTDSIGTTNEARLAITGAEVYGFGDNDIGLSQLQYRLPINDKVAISFDAFASNRILSAPITGLNSLSNGPVSYFGKTAPLLYPVNQQTGIGLQWQIARWFTVDFSLGRDFKTEDPGTGLFKAGYSASVRPVINLGRFRFSGSYMNSYSPAFGIDTFSGSNASRVVGAGPVIANTLFAGAFYRFTPSFEFGGAIAYSKARALGQGTKGDAEVWQFDADFVFYDVGKKGNTAGIIFGMQPRLTGTSNAALASAIGLEPGQRNDRDVGFHVEAFYNYQVSENITITPGVFWLTAPNHDERNPDVIVGVIRTSFSF, from the coding sequence ATGGCTAAACTCTTTGGCAAAACTTTGGTAGCCATTGTAACCGTCTTCAGCAGTGGGCTGCTGGGGTCTGAGGGTGCAATGGCTGGAGATCCTTCAATTATCGAAGGGCTAACCCCTTTACCCGATCCAGCTGCTTCTGTGGAAGTACCTTATCAGAATATTGGAACCGATCCTGTCTTAGGCAATACCCCCGCTTCTGAATCATCAGAAAAAACCGACCCGATGGCAAGGGTGACCTCAGTCTCCAGCCTCAGAGACGTGCAGCCAACAGATTGGGCGTTTGGAGCATTACAGTCTCTGGTTGAGCGATATGGTTGTATTGAAGGTTATCCAGATGCTACTTATCGCGGTAACCGAGCGATGACTCGCTACGAATTTGCGGCTGGGTTAAATTCTTGCTTGAATCGAATTCAAGAATTGATTGCCACGCTACCGCAAGGTATTGGTAAAGAAGACTTGAACTCATTGCAAAGACTGCAAGAAGAGTTTGCTGCCGAACTTGCTTCCCTGCGGGGTCGCGTAGACGCCCTGGAAGCACGTGCAGCAAGAATAGAGAAACAGCAGTTTTCTACTACCACCAAGCTTAGCGGTCTGGTAACGACGTATTTTGGAGATGCGTTTGGCGAAAATGCTGGCCCAGTCAATAACGCCACTTATGGCTATCAAACCTATCTCACCTTCCTGACCAGCTTCACGGGTAAAGACAGCTTGATAGTCGGCCTAGAAGCGTCAAATCTCAAAAGATTTGACACCGCGACCCGATTCCCGACCACGGATTCGATCGGCACCACAAATGAAGCCCGTCTTGCGATCACAGGTGCTGAGGTATATGGGTTTGGGGATAACGATATTGGCCTCAGCCAATTGCAATACCGCTTACCGATCAACGACAAAGTGGCCATTTCTTTTGATGCCTTTGCCAGCAACAGGATTCTCTCGGCACCCATCACGGGGTTGAACAGTCTGTCTAACGGTCCGGTATCGTACTTCGGTAAAACGGCTCCGTTGCTTTACCCGGTGAATCAGCAGACAGGGATTGGTTTGCAATGGCAGATTGCTCGCTGGTTTACTGTGGACTTTTCTTTGGGAAGGGATTTCAAGACAGAAGACCCTGGTACGGGACTGTTCAAGGCTGGCTACTCTGCTTCTGTCCGCCCGGTGATTAATCTCGGTCGGTTTAGGTTTTCTGGTTCGTATATGAACAGCTACTCCCCTGCGTTTGGGATTGATACGTTTTCCGGTAGTAACGCTTCCAGAGTGGTTGGGGCAGGGCCTGTGATTGCTAACACTTTGTTTGCCGGTGCTTTCTATCGATTTACGCCAAGTTTTGAGTTTGGTGGCGCGATCGCTTATTCCAAGGCGCGAGCTTTGGGCCAAGGTACGAAGGGAGATGCTGAGGTATGGCAATTTGATGCGGATTTTGTTTTTTACGATGTGGGTAAAAAGGGAAACACAGCTGGCATAATCTTTGGGATGCAGCCCAGGCTGACTGGGACTAGCAACGCGGCGCTGGCTTCTGCGATCGGTTTAGAACCTGGACAGCGGAACGATCGCGATGTCGGCTTTCACGTTGAAGCATTCTATAACTATCAGGTGAGCGAAAATATTACGATTACCCCTGGCGTCTTCTGGCTGACAGCCCCGAATCACGACGAGCGCAACCCAGATGTGATTGTTGGCGTAATCAGAACCAGCTTCAGTTTCTAG
- a CDS encoding acetylserotonin O-methyltransferase yields the protein MSNPQTKSPMMAFVELTSKLWLTQALNIAAKLGIADLLTTESKSVDELAQATNSHAPSLYRVLRCLASVGVFTEVEPYQFALTPIAEYLRSDNPYSFRDQVLMHCDDWHWRSTGEMFRAVKDGKPAIHHLYQVNSYWEYLVKNPESQALFDRTMLAAARNFHAPFIKSYDFSDNSKVVDVAGGRGSLISAILKANPHLKGVLFDMPQTVVEAAEFLEKEGVIDRCERVGGDMFESVPTGGDIYTLSFIFIDWDDDSLIKILNNIRNAIAKNGKLLAIDSIVPPGDEYSWIKWVDLDELTISYGGPRTESEFRELFEKAGFQLQRILTMETPCSVMELVPI from the coding sequence GTGAGTAACCCCCAAACCAAATCACCAATGATGGCTTTTGTCGAACTGACAAGTAAGCTTTGGCTTACCCAAGCGCTAAACATTGCCGCCAAACTGGGTATTGCCGATTTGTTGACGACAGAATCCAAGAGTGTTGATGAACTCGCGCAAGCTACCAACAGTCACGCTCCTTCACTATACCGAGTGCTTCGCTGCCTCGCTAGTGTTGGTGTGTTTACCGAAGTTGAGCCATATCAGTTCGCACTTACCCCAATTGCTGAATATCTTCGCAGCGATAATCCTTATTCCTTCCGCGACCAAGTTTTGATGCACTGCGACGACTGGCATTGGCGAAGCACAGGGGAGATGTTTCGCGCTGTCAAAGATGGTAAACCTGCTATACATCACCTTTATCAAGTAAATAGCTATTGGGAATATTTAGTAAAAAATCCTGAGTCTCAGGCGCTGTTCGATCGGACAATGTTGGCTGCTGCTAGAAACTTTCACGCGCCGTTCATCAAATCTTATGACTTTTCCGATAATAGCAAAGTTGTAGATGTCGCTGGTGGCAGAGGATCGCTAATATCGGCGATTCTCAAAGCAAACCCGCACCTGAAAGGCGTTCTCTTTGATATGCCACAAACTGTTGTTGAAGCAGCCGAGTTTCTAGAAAAGGAAGGGGTGATCGATCGCTGTGAAAGAGTCGGAGGAGATATGTTTGAATCTGTACCGACTGGGGGCGATATTTATACTTTATCCTTCATTTTCATTGACTGGGATGATGATAGTCTGATAAAAATCCTCAACAATATCCGCAATGCCATAGCAAAAAATGGTAAGCTGCTGGCGATCGATTCTATTGTTCCTCCTGGTGATGAATATAGTTGGATAAAATGGGTAGACTTGGATGAGCTGACCATAAGCTATGGAGGCCCGCGCACTGAGAGCGAATTTAGAGAACTGTTTGAGAAAGCAGGTTTTCAGTTGCAACGGATTTTGACAATGGAAACTCCCTGTAGTGTGATGGAATTGGTTCCTATTTAA
- a CDS encoding arylsulfatase, whose amino-acid sequence MKNRVSKFILLVAFSSFSLIACSIARKSSPAQTETAKKKGPNIVLLMADDMGYSDVGAFGSEIPTPNIDTLAKGGMKLTRFYGGAACSPSRSMLLSGVDNHQAGLGSMGEDLTDRQKGKPGYEGQLNDRVVSVATVLKDAGYHTYMIGKWHLGHDAAHVPAARGFEQSFALIDGAANHLNQRGYSPGKPVATYNNNGKNVNLPQNFFSADFYTNKLIENINQNRGDGKPFFIYAAYTSPHDPLQAPQQYIKKYMGKYDIGWDRIREQRFQRQKQLGIIPNNLQFPARAAGVPAWNSLTPEQRRYNSKLMAIYAGMVDNLDGNIGRLIAHLKSIGEYENTIFVFISDNGAAAHNFAKGHKEFEDWFKKEKIDNRYENIGNTNSFVSYGAGWADTSATPFFGFKGRVYEGGIRIPAIFYHPGAIKQGTKSAAFASVMDMMPTFLDYAGAQHPGTSYQGNPIIPLQGRSLRPLLEGTATRIYGDNDPIGFELFGDGNRALFLGDWKVSKINKPYGDNQWKLFNITQDPRELVDLSKKNPDQLKKMIALYKQYEKDKGVVYRSDNEDQVFDLGL is encoded by the coding sequence ATGAAGAACCGAGTTTCAAAATTTATCCTGCTAGTAGCTTTCTCCTCCTTTTCCTTGATAGCCTGTTCAATTGCGAGAAAAAGCTCGCCAGCCCAAACCGAAACTGCCAAAAAGAAAGGGCCGAATATTGTGCTACTGATGGCCGATGATATGGGCTATTCCGATGTGGGTGCGTTTGGGAGTGAGATTCCCACTCCGAACATAGATACCTTAGCAAAGGGCGGCATGAAGCTGACCAGATTCTACGGTGGGGCTGCTTGCTCCCCTAGCCGCTCTATGCTGCTGAGCGGAGTGGATAACCACCAAGCTGGTCTTGGTAGTATGGGTGAGGATTTAACCGATCGTCAGAAGGGTAAGCCGGGATATGAAGGCCAACTTAACGATCGGGTTGTAAGTGTCGCCACAGTATTAAAAGATGCTGGCTATCACACCTATATGATCGGCAAGTGGCACCTGGGTCACGATGCAGCCCATGTCCCCGCAGCTAGAGGCTTTGAGCAATCATTTGCCTTGATCGACGGTGCCGCGAATCATCTTAACCAAAGGGGATACAGCCCAGGAAAACCCGTAGCGACATACAATAACAACGGTAAAAATGTCAACCTACCCCAAAACTTTTTCTCCGCCGATTTTTATACCAACAAGCTCATAGAGAATATCAATCAGAATCGTGGAGATGGCAAACCCTTCTTCATTTATGCTGCCTACACCTCGCCCCACGATCCCTTGCAGGCTCCCCAGCAATACATTAAGAAGTATATGGGCAAGTATGATATTGGCTGGGATCGCATTCGCGAACAGCGTTTCCAACGCCAGAAGCAACTTGGCATCATTCCCAATAATCTACAATTTCCCGCCAGAGCAGCTGGAGTTCCTGCCTGGAATAGCCTCACCCCCGAACAGCGGCGGTACAATTCCAAGCTGATGGCTATATATGCAGGGATGGTTGACAACCTGGATGGCAATATTGGCCGACTAATTGCTCACTTGAAGAGTATCGGCGAGTACGAGAATACCATCTTCGTATTTATCTCCGACAATGGTGCGGCGGCTCACAATTTTGCCAAGGGACATAAGGAATTTGAGGACTGGTTTAAAAAGGAGAAAATCGACAACCGCTATGAAAACATAGGAAATACTAACTCCTTCGTCAGCTACGGCGCGGGTTGGGCCGACACGAGTGCAACTCCCTTCTTTGGTTTCAAGGGAAGAGTTTATGAAGGCGGTATTCGCATACCAGCCATTTTCTACCACCCTGGTGCTATTAAGCAGGGAACCAAAAGTGCTGCGTTTGCTTCCGTGATGGACATGATGCCCACGTTCTTGGATTACGCTGGGGCTCAGCATCCAGGAACCAGTTATCAAGGTAATCCCATTATTCCTCTCCAAGGGCGTTCTCTGCGTCCTTTATTGGAAGGTACAGCTACTCGCATCTACGGTGATAACGATCCTATAGGTTTCGAGCTGTTCGGCGATGGGAACAGGGCTTTGTTCCTGGGAGACTGGAAAGTTAGCAAAATCAACAAGCCCTATGGGGATAATCAGTGGAAGTTGTTTAACATTACACAAGACCCCAGAGAATTAGTTGACTTGTCCAAAAAGAATCCAGACCAGTTAAAAAAAATGATTGCTTTGTACAAGCAATACGAAAAGGATAAGGGTGTTGTCTATCGTTCTGATAACGAAGACCAAGTGTTTGACCTGGGACTCTAG
- a CDS encoding Rpn family recombination-promoting nuclease/putative transposase, with protein sequence MIDHDRLFKELLTTFFPDFIDLFFPDVAAYLDRDTLTFLDKEIFTDVTAGEEYEADLVAKVRFRGEESFFLIHTEHQSEARGNFSRRMFRYFARLYEKHALPGYPIALFSYDVPQRQEPTSHRVDFPDFKVLEFNYRVIQLNRLNWRDLAELPKSSS encoded by the coding sequence ATGATAGACCACGATCGACTGTTTAAGGAACTGCTTACTACTTTCTTTCCCGACTTTATAGACTTATTTTTCCCGGATGTGGCGGCGTATCTGGATCGGGACACGCTGACATTTCTGGACAAGGAAATTTTTACCGATGTTACCGCTGGGGAAGAATACGAAGCCGATTTAGTGGCGAAAGTGCGCTTTCGGGGCGAAGAATCCTTTTTCCTGATTCATACCGAACATCAATCGGAAGCGCGGGGCAACTTCAGCAGGCGGATGTTTCGTTATTTTGCCCGTTTGTACGAGAAACACGCTCTGCCAGGTTATCCGATCGCCTTATTTTCCTACGATGTGCCACAACGTCAAGAGCCAACTTCCCATCGGGTTGATTTTCCCGATTTTAAGGTGCTGGAGTTCAATTACCGGGTAATTCAGCTAAATCGCCTCAATTGGCGCGATTTAGCTGAATTACCCAAATCCAGTAGCTAG
- a CDS encoding sulfotransferase domain-containing protein — protein MNIVEVKNKYCDSTIWNSVSPRKTDVVIASCYKSGTTLTQQIVNLLLNGDSDLRGYKSIHELSPWVEYNPDPTFASLEVKLNHIENLPESRFLKTHLPFDALPYNPETKYIYLVRDGRDVALSLYNAGGGYDPSLYEEEKVEETFPEFWDNWLETGRHLWPLWENILSWWRVKHLPNVLLVHYANLISDKPKEVERMAELLGVKMDAAKKDLVLQESSLEYMTENWEKFQSPGFLPKRFFGKGKNGRWKDLLPSEKIEKYEVFIVDKLGIECAKWVKDGGYLPGLIQQALDDAIEEAMTPE, from the coding sequence ATGAATATAGTAGAAGTAAAAAACAAATATTGCGATTCGACTATTTGGAATAGTGTTTCCCCTCGGAAAACAGATGTAGTCATTGCTTCTTGCTACAAGTCAGGCACAACCTTGACTCAACAAATCGTTAATCTACTACTTAATGGCGACAGCGATCTGAGGGGATATAAATCTATACACGAATTAAGTCCGTGGGTAGAATACAATCCTGACCCAACTTTCGCCTCGTTAGAAGTAAAACTGAACCATATAGAGAACTTACCAGAGTCTAGATTTCTCAAGACTCACCTACCTTTTGACGCTTTGCCATATAATCCAGAAACAAAGTACATTTATCTGGTAAGAGACGGAAGAGACGTTGCCCTGTCCCTATATAATGCTGGGGGAGGTTACGATCCCAGCTTGTACGAAGAAGAGAAGGTGGAAGAAACCTTTCCAGAGTTTTGGGATAACTGGCTAGAAACAGGAAGACATTTATGGCCTCTTTGGGAAAATATACTTAGTTGGTGGCGGGTTAAACACCTTCCAAACGTGCTTTTGGTTCATTATGCTAACTTAATCAGCGATAAGCCAAAAGAAGTCGAAAGAATGGCTGAACTTCTAGGTGTAAAAATGGATGCAGCCAAAAAAGATCTTGTTTTGCAGGAGTCTTCGCTAGAATACATGACAGAAAATTGGGAGAAATTCCAGTCGCCAGGATTTCTTCCGAAAAGATTCTTCGGGAAAGGTAAAAATGGGCGTTGGAAAGATTTGTTACCTTCGGAAAAGATTGAGAAATATGAGGTTTTTATTGTGGATAAATTAGGGATTGAATGCGCCAAATGGGTGAAAGACGGAGGGTATTTGCCGGGATTAATTCAACAAGCATTAGATGATGCCATAGAAGAGGCAATGACTCCTGAGTAA
- a CDS encoding helix-turn-helix domain-containing protein — MSIRKVATNFAVSKSLVQKLVNQQRTEGNLQPKQTGKPQFSYLTSASAEVKALVAAHPDATIAELCELFALKTGNWVSKSAMCRCLQKLGLNRKKKLGIVAKRRQKESKN; from the coding sequence ATGTCAATCAGGAAAGTAGCCACCAATTTTGCTGTCAGTAAAAGTTTAGTCCAAAAACTGGTAAACCAACAAAGAACAGAGGGAAATCTACAGCCCAAACAGACGGGAAAGCCACAATTTAGTTACCTGACTTCTGCTTCCGCAGAAGTCAAAGCATTAGTAGCAGCTCATCCAGATGCCACAATAGCCGAGTTATGTGAATTATTTGCACTTAAAACGGGAAATTGGGTGAGTAAATCGGCAATGTGTCGCTGTTTGCAAAAATTAGGGTTAAATCGGAAAAAAAAACTTGGTATAGTAGCCAAGCGGCGACAGAAAGAGTCCAAAAATTGA
- a CDS encoding heme-dependent oxidative N-demethylase family protein — MKSGLEALQLSNWIDIDENFVPELNLKAQRLKESYSDVVATLPGSEAGQQEILDLLLAHLLEYFPEYYRLEGTKIENLKTGQVWEISDYEDVPIALAGQLVQEDLCLMQPTSEGHVLKAISSTFPLFWRVPDKIGLPLYKIHHPVPQFPEKLKHPLELYFERLKPDRPGTRIAWGIAPTPLLVIAWYQPTEGWEKAITAENAGEHLWLRTEHQTLRRLPKSGDILFTIRSFVDPISALKDYPTNRKNLATVIRQMPPETQTYRGMQPFLEPLLAYLER, encoded by the coding sequence ATGAAGTCTGGGCTAGAAGCTCTGCAATTGTCAAACTGGATTGACATTGATGAAAACTTTGTCCCAGAACTTAACCTAAAAGCTCAACGCCTAAAAGAAAGCTACTCAGATGTTGTTGCTACTCTACCGGGGAGCGAAGCGGGTCAACAAGAAATATTAGACTTGTTGTTAGCTCATCTGCTCGAATACTTCCCAGAATACTATCGATTAGAAGGCACAAAAATAGAAAACCTCAAGACAGGTCAAGTTTGGGAAATTTCGGACTACGAGGATGTTCCCATTGCTCTAGCCGGTCAATTGGTGCAAGAAGATTTATGTCTGATGCAGCCAACTTCAGAAGGTCATGTTCTAAAGGCAATATCCTCCACTTTTCCTCTATTCTGGCGAGTACCTGACAAGATTGGACTCCCTCTATACAAAATCCATCACCCTGTGCCGCAATTTCCCGAAAAACTAAAGCATCCTCTGGAACTCTATTTTGAACGCCTAAAACCCGATCGTCCTGGAACTAGAATTGCCTGGGGGATTGCGCCAACCCCCCTTTTGGTCATAGCTTGGTATCAGCCAACAGAAGGATGGGAGAAAGCTATTACAGCTGAGAATGCCGGAGAACACCTGTGGCTGAGAACCGAGCATCAAACTCTCCGACGATTGCCAAAAAGTGGTGATATTTTATTTACAATTAGGTCTTTTGTAGATCCAATTTCTGCTTTGAAGGATTATCCCACAAATCGCAAAAATTTGGCAACTGTGATTCGACAAATGCCTCCTGAAACACAAACATATCGGGGTATGCAACCGTTTTTGGAGCCATTGCTTGCTTATCTCGAGCGGTAA
- the dnaK gene encoding molecular chaperone DnaK → MGKIVGIDLGTTNSVVAVMEGGKPVVIANAEGMRITPSVVGFNKEGERIVGQMARRQAVLDPQNTFYAVKRLIGRNYAEVNPESKRVPYNIRKDENNSIKIKCPRLNKEFAPEEISAMVLRKLADEASRYLGEKVTGAVITVPAYFNDSQRQATRDAGQIAGLDVKRILNEPTAAALAYGLDRRETQTILVFDLGGGTFDVSILEVGDGVFEVKATSGDTQLGGNDFDKKIVDWLAEGFLEKEGVDLRRDRQALQRLLEASEKAKIELSGVTVTDINLPFITATQEGPVHLETTLTRSQFESLCTDLVSKLRRPVKRALSDASLNPAQIDEVVLVGGGTRMPMVEQLVRSLIDKEPNQNINADEVVAVGAAIQAGILAGELKDVLLLDVTPLSLGLETIGSVMKKIIPRNTTIPVRRSDIFSTGENNQTLVEIHVLQGEREMAADNKSLGRFKLFGIPPSPRGIPQIQVSFDIDANGILQVTAQDKSTGREQSITIQGASTLSQDEVARMLQDAEEYADADRLKRERIEKRNRAESLITQAERQLREVSLDFGMQFANEYRYRIESVSKELRDYLAKNDDRGIDRAQADLQDALYELQREIRLRFSEEEDDFFGSIRRAFSGDDREEERPYYPSRDNDRPYSGAGKGQSSRRNDSESIGYGKPSKVSESKDWDDDDDDWL, encoded by the coding sequence ATGGGCAAAATAGTCGGCATTGACCTGGGGACAACTAACTCAGTAGTAGCCGTCATGGAGGGTGGCAAGCCGGTTGTTATTGCCAATGCCGAAGGTATGCGGATAACTCCCTCCGTGGTTGGTTTCAACAAAGAAGGGGAACGCATCGTCGGACAAATGGCGCGGCGGCAAGCAGTCCTCGACCCGCAGAATACGTTTTATGCGGTCAAGCGGTTGATTGGGCGCAATTATGCAGAAGTCAATCCAGAGTCAAAGCGAGTGCCATATAACATTCGCAAAGACGAAAACAACAGCATAAAAATCAAGTGTCCCCGCCTGAACAAAGAATTTGCCCCGGAAGAAATCTCGGCAATGGTGCTGCGGAAGTTGGCAGACGAGGCGAGTCGCTACCTGGGGGAAAAGGTGACGGGGGCCGTAATTACGGTTCCGGCCTATTTCAACGATTCTCAGCGACAGGCAACGCGGGATGCGGGGCAAATTGCTGGGCTAGACGTGAAGCGAATTTTGAATGAGCCAACGGCGGCGGCTTTGGCTTATGGACTCGATCGCCGCGAAACTCAGACTATCTTAGTATTTGACTTGGGGGGCGGTACGTTTGACGTATCTATCCTGGAAGTGGGAGATGGAGTTTTTGAAGTCAAAGCGACTAGCGGCGATACTCAACTGGGCGGTAATGATTTTGATAAGAAAATAGTTGACTGGTTGGCAGAGGGGTTTCTGGAAAAGGAAGGTGTGGATTTAAGGCGCGATCGCCAAGCTCTCCAACGCCTCCTCGAAGCCTCCGAAAAAGCTAAAATTGAGCTTTCGGGCGTTACCGTCACGGACATTAACTTACCATTTATCACCGCTACGCAAGAAGGCCCAGTACACCTGGAAACCACTCTGACTCGTTCCCAATTTGAAAGTCTCTGCACAGATTTAGTCAGCAAACTTCGCCGTCCCGTCAAACGCGCTCTTTCCGATGCCAGCCTAAATCCGGCTCAAATTGATGAAGTGGTATTAGTCGGCGGTGGGACGCGGATGCCGATGGTGGAACAGCTGGTTCGCAGTTTGATTGACAAAGAACCAAATCAAAATATCAACGCCGATGAAGTGGTTGCTGTAGGTGCGGCAATTCAGGCCGGTATTTTGGCGGGAGAACTCAAAGATGTGCTGCTATTGGATGTAACTCCTCTGTCTCTGGGACTGGAAACGATCGGCAGCGTGATGAAAAAAATCATTCCCCGCAATACCACAATTCCAGTGCGCCGTTCCGATATCTTTTCTACTGGAGAAAACAATCAAACTTTGGTAGAAATTCACGTACTTCAAGGCGAACGGGAAATGGCGGCGGATAATAAATCGCTGGGACGGTTTAAGCTGTTTGGCATTCCCCCTTCGCCGCGAGGAATACCCCAAATTCAGGTATCTTTTGATATTGATGCCAACGGTATTTTGCAGGTAACAGCTCAAGATAAAAGCACGGGTCGGGAACAGAGTATCACGATCCAAGGAGCCTCTACCTTAAGCCAGGATGAGGTGGCCCGGATGTTGCAGGATGCGGAAGAATATGCTGATGCCGATCGATTAAAGCGAGAACGCATTGAGAAACGCAACCGCGCCGAATCTCTCATTACTCAAGCGGAACGACAACTCCGAGAAGTATCGCTCGATTTTGGGATGCAGTTTGCCAACGAATACCGCTATCGCATTGAAAGCGTGAGCAAGGAACTGCGCGACTATTTGGCCAAAAATGACGATCGCGGGATCGATCGCGCCCAGGCAGACCTGCAAGACGCCCTTTACGAGTTGCAACGGGAAATACGCCTGCGCTTTAGTGAGGAAGAAGATGACTTCTTTGGGTCAATTCGTCGGGCCTTCTCAGGAGACGATCGCGAGGAAGAACGCCCATACTACCCCAGTCGCGATAACGATCGCCCTTACTCCGGCGCGGGAAAAGGTCAGTCTTCTCGCCGCAATGATTCTGAGAGCATAGGCTATGGTAAGCCGAGCAAAGTTTCCGAAAGTAAAGATTGGGATGACGATGATGATGATTGGTTGTAA